In the genome of Streptomyces collinus, one region contains:
- a CDS encoding TerD family protein codes for MGLFDGLRRGREAQFDSGDASTNAIELTKRRAQISLTKQGAATGHLRVNLSWRMRTSDFGGSQRESLLRHPFRALKPPEVVGHSQSMVNVDLDLGCLYELQDGSKGVVQPLGGYFGDTNAAPYVKLSGDDRFGSASGETMYINLDHRDNIKRLLVFVYIYDQTPAFDRAHAIVTLYPSNGPRIEIHLDERQPQARSCAVVMIEKVKNEIIVRREAKFVYGFQAELDRLYGWGLQWGRGYKTKVDR; via the coding sequence ATGGGCCTGTTCGACGGACTTCGGCGTGGGCGCGAGGCGCAGTTCGACTCGGGCGACGCGTCGACCAACGCGATCGAGCTGACCAAACGGCGCGCGCAGATATCACTGACCAAACAGGGGGCGGCCACCGGCCATCTGCGCGTCAACCTGAGCTGGCGGATGCGCACCTCCGACTTCGGCGGATCCCAGCGCGAGAGCCTGCTGCGCCACCCCTTCCGGGCCCTCAAGCCCCCCGAGGTCGTCGGGCACAGCCAGAGCATGGTCAACGTCGACCTCGACCTCGGCTGCCTCTACGAACTCCAGGACGGCAGCAAGGGCGTCGTCCAGCCCCTGGGCGGCTACTTCGGGGACACCAACGCCGCGCCGTACGTCAAGCTCAGCGGCGACGACCGCTTCGGCTCCGCGTCCGGCGAGACGATGTACATCAACCTCGACCACCGCGACAACATCAAGCGGCTGCTGGTGTTCGTCTACATCTACGACCAGACGCCCGCCTTCGACCGCGCCCACGCCATCGTCACCCTCTACCCGAGCAACGGCCCCCGCATCGAGATCCACCTCGACGAACGCCAGCCGCAGGCCCGCTCCTGCGCCGTCGTCATGATCGAGAAGGTGAAGAACGAGATCATCGTCCGCCGCGAGGCGAAGTTCGTCTACGGCTTCCAGGCCGAGCTGGACCGGCTGTACGGGTGGGGACTGCAGTGGGGGCGGGGCTACAAGACCAAGGTCGACCGCTGA
- a CDS encoding DUF475 domain-containing protein — translation MVLKTFGWSFAVTALGLVAAVLYGGWTAFGVVAILSVLEISLSFDNAVVNAGILKKMNAFWQKIFLTIGILIAVFGMRLVFPVVIVALSAQLGPIEAVDLALTDKDQYQQYVTDAHPSIAAFGGMFLLMIFLDFIFEDRDIKWLGWLERPLAKLGKVDMLSVCIALIVLLISSITFGANAHQHGGTHADKAETVLLSGIAGLITYMIVGGLSGYFEDKLEEEEEREHEAEEKAAREGKPKSAVKLAGKAAFFMFLYLEVLDASFSFDGVIGAFAITNDIVLMALGLGIGAMYVRSLTVYLVREGTLDDYVYLEHGAHYAIGALALVLLVTIQYEINEFITGSIGVILIGASFWSSVRRNKRLAAAEGDAGSDSKTEVSSGV, via the coding sequence GTGGTTCTGAAAACCTTCGGGTGGTCGTTCGCGGTCACCGCGCTCGGCCTGGTCGCAGCGGTTCTCTACGGAGGGTGGACCGCGTTCGGCGTCGTAGCGATCCTGTCCGTCCTCGAGATCTCGCTGTCCTTCGACAACGCGGTGGTCAACGCCGGAATCCTGAAGAAGATGAATGCCTTCTGGCAGAAGATCTTCCTCACCATCGGCATCCTGATCGCCGTCTTCGGCATGCGGCTGGTCTTCCCTGTCGTGATCGTCGCGCTCAGCGCCCAGCTGGGCCCGATCGAGGCCGTCGACCTCGCGCTCACCGACAAGGACCAGTACCAGCAGTACGTCACCGACGCCCACCCGTCGATCGCCGCCTTCGGTGGCATGTTCCTGCTGATGATCTTCCTGGACTTCATCTTCGAGGACCGTGACATCAAGTGGCTCGGCTGGCTGGAGCGCCCGCTGGCCAAGCTCGGCAAGGTCGACATGCTGTCGGTCTGCATCGCCCTGATCGTCCTGCTGATCTCCTCGATCACCTTCGGCGCCAACGCCCACCAGCACGGCGGCACCCACGCCGACAAGGCCGAGACCGTCCTGCTCTCCGGTATCGCAGGTCTGATCACCTACATGATCGTCGGCGGTCTCTCCGGCTACTTCGAGGACAAACTCGAAGAGGAGGAGGAGCGCGAGCACGAGGCCGAGGAGAAGGCGGCGCGCGAGGGCAAGCCCAAGTCGGCGGTGAAACTGGCCGGCAAGGCCGCGTTCTTCATGTTCCTCTACCTGGAGGTCCTGGACGCGTCGTTCTCCTTCGACGGTGTGATCGGCGCCTTCGCCATCACCAACGACATCGTCCTGATGGCCCTCGGCCTCGGTATCGGCGCCATGTACGTCCGGTCGCTGACGGTCTACCTGGTCCGCGAGGGCACCCTCGACGACTACGTCTACCTGGAGCACGGCGCGCACTACGCCATCGGCGCGCTCGCCCTGGTCCTCCTCGTCACCATCCAGTACGAGATCAACGAGTTCATCACCGGCTCCATCGGCGTCATCCTGATCGGTGCCTCGTTCTGGTCCTCCGTCCGCCGCAACAAGCGGCTCGCCGCGGCCGAGGGGGACGCCGGCTCGGACTCGAAGACTGAGGTCTCGTCCGGGGTGTGA
- a CDS encoding TerD family protein — MGVTLAKGGNVSLSKAAPNLTQVLVGLGWDARSTTGAPFDLDASALMCSSGRVLGDEWFVFYNQLKSPDGSVEHTGDNLTGEGDGDDESLLIDLPKVPPQCDKIVFPVSIHMADERGQTFGQVSNAFIRVVNQADGQELARYDLSEDASTETAMIFGELYRYQGEWKFRAVGQGYASGLRGIALDFGVSVS, encoded by the coding sequence ATGGGCGTCACGCTCGCCAAAGGGGGCAATGTCTCCCTGTCCAAGGCCGCGCCGAACCTCACTCAGGTGCTGGTCGGGCTCGGCTGGGACGCACGCTCCACCACCGGAGCGCCCTTCGACCTCGACGCCAGCGCTCTGATGTGCAGCAGCGGGCGCGTGCTCGGGGACGAGTGGTTCGTCTTCTACAACCAGCTCAAGAGCCCGGACGGCTCGGTCGAGCACACCGGCGACAACCTCACCGGCGAGGGCGACGGCGACGACGAGTCGCTCCTGATCGACCTGCCCAAGGTGCCGCCGCAGTGCGACAAGATCGTGTTCCCCGTCTCGATCCACATGGCCGACGAGCGCGGCCAGACCTTCGGCCAGGTCAGCAACGCCTTCATCCGCGTCGTCAACCAGGCCGACGGCCAGGAGCTCGCCCGCTACGACCTCAGCGAGGACGCCTCCACGGAGACCGCGATGATCTTCGGCGAGCTCTATCGCTATCAGGGCGAATGGAAGTTCAGGGCCGTGGGGCAGGGGTACGCGTCGGGGCTGCGGGGCATCGCACTGGACTTCGGGGTCAGCGTCTCATAA
- a CDS encoding TerD family protein — protein MGVSLSKGGNVSLSKEAPGLTAVIIGLGWDIRTTTGTDFDLDASALLLNNSGKVGNDQHFIFFNNLKTPDGSVEHTGDNLTGEGEGDDEQIKVNLATVPADVEKIVFPVSIYDAETRQQSFGQVRNAFIRVVNQAGGTEIARYDLSEDASTETAMVFGELYRHGADWKFRAIGQGYASGLRGIAQDFGVNV, from the coding sequence GGCCTGACCGCGGTCATCATCGGTCTGGGGTGGGACATCCGCACCACGACCGGCACGGACTTCGACCTGGACGCCAGCGCGCTGCTGCTGAACAACTCCGGCAAGGTCGGCAACGACCAGCACTTCATCTTCTTCAACAACCTCAAGACCCCGGACGGCTCCGTGGAGCACACCGGTGACAACCTCACCGGTGAGGGCGAGGGCGACGACGAGCAGATCAAGGTCAACCTCGCCACCGTCCCGGCCGACGTGGAAAAGATCGTCTTCCCGGTCTCGATCTACGACGCCGAGACCCGCCAGCAGTCCTTCGGCCAGGTGCGCAACGCGTTCATCCGCGTCGTGAACCAGGCGGGCGGCACCGAGATCGCCCGGTACGACCTGAGTGAGGACGCCTCCACCGAGACCGCCATGGTCTTCGGTGAGCTCTACCGGCACGGCGCGGACTGGAAGTTCCGCGCCATCGGCCAGGGCTACGCCTCGGGCCTGCGCGGCATCGCGCAGGACTTCGGCGTGAACGTCTGA